The Candidatus Binatia bacterium nucleotide sequence GAGATCAACTGTCCGATTTATCTTTTCTTCGGCGGCAAAGACCCGCTGATACCCGCGGACCACGTCGCGCAAATCAACAAGGCGCTGACCGACAACCACAAGACCTTCATGATGAAGGTCTATCCGGAGGCGACGCACGGGTTTTTCTGCGACGAGCGGCCGAGCTATCATCCGGATTCAGCCAAGGACGCGTGGGAGAAGTTCAAGTCTTTCTTCGCCCAGCATCTGAAATAGCGCAGGTGGATCCTTCCTCATCGTCCGAACCGGCGAAAGAAAAGAGCTTCCAGAGTGGCGCGAAAAAATCGCCGCAGACAGGTGACGGTCGGTCTCGTCCAGATGAGCGCGGGCGGGGACATCAAGCTCAATCTCGACAAAGCCTCGGCGGGCATTGCGGCTGCGGCGAAAAAAGGCGCCGAGATCGTCTGTCTTCAAGAGCTATTTCGCTCCCGCTATTTTCCCCAGAGCGAGGACGCCGAAAACTTCAAGCTCGCCGAAACGATCCCCGGGCCGACGACCGACGCCCTCGGCCGGCTCGCGAAAAAAAAGCAAGTGGTCGTCATCGGCGCGGTCTTCGAGCAGCGTTCCGCCGGTATCTATCACAACACCGCGGTGGTGATCGGCGCGGACGGATCGATCCTGGGAAAATACCGCAAGATGCACATCCCGGACGATCCCTGCTTCTACGAAAAATTTTATTTCGCGCCCGGCGATCTCGGATTTTTGAGCTTCGATGCGGGCGTCGCCAAGATCGGCGTTCTGATCTGCTGGGACCAGTGGTTTCCCGAAGCGGCCCGCCTGACGGCTCTTTCGGGGGCGGAGATTCTTTTCTATCCCACCGCGATCGGTTGGCTTCCCACCGAGCCTCCCGGCGTCGCCAAGGCGCAGCGCAACGCCTGGGAGCTGGTGCAGCGCGGCCACGCGGTGGCGAACGGCGTCTATGTTGCCGTGCCGAATCGGGTGGGACGCGAGGGAAAGCTCAAATTTTGGGGCGGCTCGTTCGTCGCCGGCCCGTCTGGGGAGATCATCGCCCAGGCCGGACGCGAAAGGGAAGCAGTCTTGATCGCCCCTTGCGATCTGGAAAAGATCGCCGAAGCGCGCCAGAGCTGGCCGTTTCTCCGCGACCGCCGGATCGACGCCTACGGTTCCCTTACCTCCAGGTTTATTGACGAATAGCTGCGGTAGAATTACTCCGACGTTTCCCGCGCGGCTCGAATCACTCAATGAATAACTTTTCCGCAGATAAGCCTTCGCCGAAACAGCTCGGCTACCGCATGCCGGCCGAATGGGAGCCGCACGGGGCGACGTGGCTTTCGTGGCCGCACAATCGGGACACCTGGCCGGATAAGATCGAGCTCGTCGAAGAGATCTGGGTTCAAATGGTCAAGGCAATCTCTCCCCAGGAAAAAGTCTGTTTGTTGGTCAACGACGATGAAGAGCGCCTCGAAGCCTTCGCGCGGCTGACTCGCGCGGGCGTGCGCATGGACAACGTCGCTTTTTACGAGATTCCCACGGTGGACGTGTGGATGCGGGATTACGGTCCGACTTTCGTCGTCGGAGGAAATACCAAAACCGCGCCGCTCGCTTTCAACGATTGGATCTTCAACGGCTGGGGAAATAAATATCCTGAGTACAACGATGACGACGGCGTGGCCAAAGCCATCGCGCGACTGCTCGGCGTTCCCGTTTTCGAGCATCGAATCATCCTCGAAGGCGGCTCGATCGAGGTGAACGGGCGCGGCACGTGTCTCACGACCGAGCAGTGCCTGCTGAATCCGAACCGCAACCCGCGCCTGGCGCAAAGTGAGATCGAAGATATTTTACGCGCCTCCCTCGGCGTCGATCACTTCATCTGGCTCGGCGAGGGAATCGTCGGCGACGACACCGACGGCCACATCGACGACATCGCCCGCTTCGTCGATCCGACGACCGTGGTGTGCGCCTGCGAAGAAGATCCGCGGGACGAGAATTACTGCCTTTTGCGGGAAAATTATGAAAGGCTCCAAGGCGCGAGAGATCAAGATGGGCGCAAATTGACGATCGTGAAGCTTCCGATGCCGGGCAAGGTCGAATATGAAGGCGCGCGGCTACCAGCCAGCTACGCGAATTTTTACATCGCCAACGGCGCCGTCCTGGTGCCGACCTACGATCACGCCAACGATAAACGCGCCATTGGGATTCTGGCGGAGCTGATTCCCGATCGTAAGGTCGCGGGCATCCCTTGCGCCCCCCTCGTGATCGGCCTCGGCGCGATTCACTGCGTGACCCAGCAGCAGCCCATGGCGGAAAATTCCTTCAGGCCTTGACAAAACGGCTATAAGGTCCGTAAGCTAGTCAAAATTAACATGGGACAGGTGATCCACCTAAGGGAGATCCATCAGGCGAAACGCCGGCGCACGGAAAAGGTAAGCATGGAAGAGTGCGTGGATCTGCTCGAATGGAACCTCAAGAGGAGCCTGGACCAATATTTTGCATCTCCGCCCGAGGAGAAGTCGATGCGGGCAACCCAAATTCGCAAGCTCAGCGAGATCCTGGAATACGCCCTGCGCCTTCTCTAGCGGCAGAGCGTTGAACCGTGGTGGAATCGCTGAATCCTACTCTGATCGTCCTGCTGCTGCTTTGTGGTTTTGCCGCTCTCGGATGGATTCTGCTGCATCGCCTGAAGATTCTCCTCGGAGACAAAAAGGAAGATCAATCTCTGATTCTCATCCAGCAGCAGATCGACCAGCTTCGCGGCCACTTAACGCAGTCGGTTGACGGCAGCACCCAGCTCATTCATCAGCAGCTCGGGCAATTGCTCGGCAACGTGAACGAGCGGCTCAAAGAGAGCACGGACGTCCTGCAGCATACCCAGCAAAGCCTCGGCGAGCGTCTCGACAACGCCGCCCGGGTGGTGGGGAACGTTCAGAAAAGCTTGGGCAGCCTCGAAGAGGCCAACCGCAAGATCTACGAAGTCGGCAAGGACATCGCGTCGCTGCAGGAGATTCTCCGCGCGCCCAAGCTGAGGGGCGGTCTCGGCGAGTTCTTCCTCGGCGACCTGCTCGGCCAAATTCTTCCGGCCGGGCACTTCGCGATCCAACACGCCTTCAGAAGCGGCGAGAGAGTGGACGCCGTCATCAAGTTGGGCGGCTCGCTCGTGCCCGTCGATTCCAAGTTCCCGCTGGAGAATTTCAAGCGCATATTCGACGGCGCGACGGACGACGAAAAAAACCGGGCGAAGCGGCTGTTCGCCGCGGACGTGAAAAAGCACATCGACGCGATCGCGACGAAGTATATCCTGCCGGACGAGGGGACCTACGACTTCGCTCTGATGTATATCCCCGCGGAGAACGTCTACTACGAGACCATCATCAAAGACGACTCCATGGGCAGCGAAAAAAGTCTCAGCGCCTACGCTCTGGCCAAAAGGGTCATCCCGGTCTCGCCGAACAGCTTCTATGCCTATCTTCAGGCCATTCTACTGGGGCTGAAGGGCATGAAGATCGAAGAACGGGCGAAAGAGATCATTCAGTACTTGAGCCGCCTGGAGAGCGACTTCACGAAGTTCCGGGAGGACTTCAGTCTAGTGGGCAAACATCTGGGACACGCGTACGCCTGTTATCAAAGCGCGGACAGGCGGCTGGATCAATTCGGCCAGAAGCTCTTGGCGGCGGACGGGGAAAAAAAGGAGCTTCCCGAGCCGTTATCATGACGCGATGTACGGATTGAGCAGGAAATGAGATTCACGCTTTTTTCCCGCCTGGTTCTCGGCTACCTGGCGATCTTCATTCTGGTGATGTTCGTCGGCATCTACGCCGTCTACCAGCTCCGGCGCATTCAGGACATCACCCGATCGATGTTGGAGCGCGACCGGCGCATCCTCGATCTGGGAGAGAAGCTGAGCGAGGCGGCGCTTTCTCAGGTGCGCTACGAGAAGAAGTTCTTCATCACTAAAGACTCCGTCATCTACGACGAGCTCAGGCGGTTTCAAAAAGATTTTGAGCGGCTCCTCGACCAGGCGGGGCCGGTCGCGGATGCGCGCGGGAAGGTCTTGTTGAAGAGCGTGAGCGAGGATTATCAGCGCTACCGGGACCTGGTCGGCGAAGAGATCGATCTGATGGTGGACCGCAAAGCCTATGCCGAAGACCGCTACAAGCTGGAAAAAGAAAACTCGGTGGACCGAATCCTCGCGGGGCTGGAAAGGTTGAAAGTGCGAGGCCAACAGCGCAGCGAAGGAAAGTTGACCGGAGTGGCCGAGGCGGGCGCCGACGCGCACCAGGTGGCGATGATCATCGCGGCCGTGTCCCTCGGTTTGGTGCTCGCTATTTCGCTGCTGATCACCCGAAGCGTGACCCGGCCGCTCTCCGCTTTGAAGGAGCGGACCGGGCAGATCGCGCGCGGCGAGTTCGACGGCAATTTAGAGCTGAGATCCCCTCCGGAGATCGCGGAGCTCGCCAGGGCTTTTAACCTCATGAGCAGCCGGCTGAAGCACCTGGACAACATGAAGTCCGAGTTTTTCGCCACCATGTCGCATGAATTGCGCACGCCCTTGACCTCCATCAAGGAAGGCATCGGGCTGTTGCTGGAAGGCGTGGGCGGGACGGTTACCGACAAGCAGAGAAGGCTTCTCAGGATTCTGGCGGAGGAGAGCGACCGCTTGATCCGTCTGGTCAATTCCTTGCTGGATCTCTCCAAGATGGAAGAAGGGATGATGACCTACAACGTCGAGCCCGCGAGTCTCGCGTCGGTCATTCAAAGAGCGGTGACCGAGATCGGGCCGCTCGCCGAGGCCAAAAGGATCAAGATCGAGGCCAGGGTCGCCAAGCAGATGCCTTTGGTGAAGATGGACCCCGACCGGATTCTCCAGGCGCTCAGGAACCTGGTCGGTAACGCGGTCAAGTTTACGCCCGAAGGCGGGCGGGTGACTTTGTCGGCCGAGCAAAAAAACGGCTCCGTGGCGGTATCGGTGACCGATACCGGTCCGGGAATCTCGGCGGAGGATCTGCCGATGATCTTCGACAAGTACCGGCAGGGAAACTCGAGATCTTCTTATATGCTGAGGGGGACGGGCCTCGGCTTGGCGATCGTGAAGCACATCATTACATCACACGGCGGTCACGTATGGGTGGAAAGCGAAGCTGGCCAGGGCAGCTCGTTCATCTTTGTATTGCCCAGTTGATATTCGTTTGGGTCGGCGGCTGTTCGGTGCCGTCGCGCCCGCCGCCGCCCGACGAGGCGACGCAGGCCGTTTTGCGCGGTCGGCGGCTACTGGCCCAAAACGAGTACGACAATTCCGTCAAGGAGTTTCAGAAGGCTCTTTCTCTCTCCGTCAACAAGCCGCCGGCGGACGACGCCATCTTTCATTTGGGCCTGATCTTCGTCCACGCCGGCAATCCGAAGAGGGACAACCGGACGGCGATGAGCCATTTTACGAGATTGGTGAAGGAGCACCCGCAAAGCCCGTGGGTGGATCAGGCCAAGGCGTGGGTCGGGATGATTCAAATGAATGAAA carries:
- a CDS encoding DNA recombination protein RmuC translates to MVESLNPTLIVLLLLCGFAALGWILLHRLKILLGDKKEDQSLILIQQQIDQLRGHLTQSVDGSTQLIHQQLGQLLGNVNERLKESTDVLQHTQQSLGERLDNAARVVGNVQKSLGSLEEANRKIYEVGKDIASLQEILRAPKLRGGLGEFFLGDLLGQILPAGHFAIQHAFRSGERVDAVIKLGGSLVPVDSKFPLENFKRIFDGATDDEKNRAKRLFAADVKKHIDAIATKYILPDEGTYDFALMYIPAENVYYETIIKDDSMGSEKSLSAYALAKRVIPVSPNSFYAYLQAILLGLKGMKIEERAKEIIQYLSRLESDFTKFREDFSLVGKHLGHAYACYQSADRRLDQFGQKLLAADGEKKELPEPLS
- a CDS encoding agmatine deiminase family protein, producing the protein MNNFSADKPSPKQLGYRMPAEWEPHGATWLSWPHNRDTWPDKIELVEEIWVQMVKAISPQEKVCLLVNDDEERLEAFARLTRAGVRMDNVAFYEIPTVDVWMRDYGPTFVVGGNTKTAPLAFNDWIFNGWGNKYPEYNDDDGVAKAIARLLGVPVFEHRIILEGGSIEVNGRGTCLTTEQCLLNPNRNPRLAQSEIEDILRASLGVDHFIWLGEGIVGDDTDGHIDDIARFVDPTTVVCACEEDPRDENYCLLRENYERLQGARDQDGRKLTIVKLPMPGKVEYEGARLPASYANFYIANGAVLVPTYDHANDKRAIGILAELIPDRKVAGIPCAPLVIGLGAIHCVTQQQPMAENSFRP
- a CDS encoding ATP-binding protein, translated to MRFTLFSRLVLGYLAIFILVMFVGIYAVYQLRRIQDITRSMLERDRRILDLGEKLSEAALSQVRYEKKFFITKDSVIYDELRRFQKDFERLLDQAGPVADARGKVLLKSVSEDYQRYRDLVGEEIDLMVDRKAYAEDRYKLEKENSVDRILAGLERLKVRGQQRSEGKLTGVAEAGADAHQVAMIIAAVSLGLVLAISLLITRSVTRPLSALKERTGQIARGEFDGNLELRSPPEIAELARAFNLMSSRLKHLDNMKSEFFATMSHELRTPLTSIKEGIGLLLEGVGGTVTDKQRRLLRILAEESDRLIRLVNSLLDLSKMEEGMMTYNVEPASLASVIQRAVTEIGPLAEAKRIKIEARVAKQMPLVKMDPDRILQALRNLVGNAVKFTPEGGRVTLSAEQKNGSVAVSVTDTGPGISAEDLPMIFDKYRQGNSRSSYMLRGTGLGLAIVKHIITSHGGHVWVESEAGQGSSFIFVLPS
- a CDS encoding carbon-nitrogen hydrolase, with translation MSAGGDIKLNLDKASAGIAAAAKKGAEIVCLQELFRSRYFPQSEDAENFKLAETIPGPTTDALGRLAKKKQVVVIGAVFEQRSAGIYHNTAVVIGADGSILGKYRKMHIPDDPCFYEKFYFAPGDLGFLSFDAGVAKIGVLICWDQWFPEAARLTALSGAEILFYPTAIGWLPTEPPGVAKAQRNAWELVQRGHAVANGVYVAVPNRVGREGKLKFWGGSFVAGPSGEIIAQAGREREAVLIAPCDLEKIAEARQSWPFLRDRRIDAYGSLTSRFIDE
- a CDS encoding tetratricopeptide repeat protein, whose protein sequence is MPSRPPPPDEATQAVLRGRRLLAQNEYDNSVKEFQKALSLSVNKPPADDAIFHLGLIFVHAGNPKRDNRTAMSHFTRLVKEHPQSPWVDQAKAWVGMIQMNEKLAETLEKSKKVDIEIEEKRRQKER